Part of the Maridesulfovibrio sp. genome, TGATGCTGATGAAGTGGCCGAAATCTGTGAAGATTTCGAAACCGTCAACTATTTCTAAAAGAATTTGAGGGAAGGAAAATGTCCAGAGTAGAATTCGAGCGTCTTGATGAAAACCGCGATTTTTTCAAAGTAGGTGCTAAAGCTGTTCCTGAAATCATCATGGATTTCTCAAGCATTACCCCCGAAGAGCGCAATCAGGAGAGCATGGGCTCCCGCATGCTCTGCGTTGCAGCTCTTGCCTGTTATACCAACACCTTTGTCAACGCTCTTGAGCGCAACGGCGCGGAAGTTAAGTCCATGACCGGCTCTGCTGAAGCCGGCAAGGACAAAGATGAAGTGATGCGTACTCGCTACACCGAACTGGAAATTAATATCGAAGTAGGTCTTGATGAAAAGGACCGTGAAATTTTCGAGACTGTAAAAGACAACATGCTCAACGGTTCCCTGCTGACTTACTCCCTCGAGGAAGGCATGGAAGTTGACTATAACCTGTCCATGAAGGCCGTTTAATTAAAACGACTTAACCAATACAGAACAAAAACAACTATTAGGGATTCATAAGGCCTGCAGCCGTTAGGCGAAAAGCGCAGCAAATCCCGACATAATTCAAGGAGAAAAATAAAATGGCAGATAAAAAAGTAATCCTCTTGGCTTGTGGTTCCGCAGCAGTAGACGCAGACGGCGCAACTCTTTCAAAATTCATGAAAAAGACCGCTTCCGTAGCTTCTTTCGACAATGCAGACGTTGCTGCTGCAGTTTCCAAAATTGAAGGCGCTGCTGTTGTCGCTCCCGAAGGTGTGGCGAAGGTTTTCGAAGAAGACGGTGCTTTCGCTGTTGTTGAACTCGGCGATGTTGACGGCGCTGCTCTTGAAGCTGCTGTTGCACATATTTCCGACGCTGCTGACCGCCGCACCCTGATCGTTATTTCTTGCAACGAAGGTCTCTACTTCGCAGGTCTCGGCATCAACAAGAAAGCAGGCAAAGTTGAGCGTTCTGCTAACGCTGCTGATGTCATCGCAACCATCTGCTACATAGCTGACCTGCCTGTTACCGCAGACTGCACCGGTGGTGTTCTCTATCAGGTTCTCAAAGACCCCAACATGAAGATCAAAGAAGTAACCAAGCTCAAAGAAGCTCTTGCACGCATGGAAGTTGCTCTGCAGCGTGACAACCGCGAGCCTTGGGACAAACATGATTGTGCTTAATCGCCAATCGGTTGATTAAAAGAATGTCAATGAAATCAGAGGGCCGGAGTATTCCGGCCCTTTTGTACTATTTATACAAGTGCCGTGAGCCGGGGGTGTGGTGTCACGTGAATGGGGGGATGAACATATGAGCACTGCAAGCGCGACCACCCTTGAAGGCCTGAAACTGAAACAGGATGTGGGGTTTGCAAAAAAAGGGCTTTTCTGGGCCCTGCTTTCCGGTATCACTTGGGGTTTTGATGGTGTTGTTTTGGCTCTGGCTTTCGGCATTGCTGCCTTTGCTGATGAAAGTCACTGGCTGCTGGCCCCGTTGACTGTAGCCGGTCTTCACGACAGTTTTTCCGCTTTCTGGCTGCTTATTTACAATGTGATTACCGGCAGGATGAAGGAATTGGGCCGCACTCTTCGCAGTAAGCCCGCACGTCTGGTTATGCTCGGTGCTGTTTTCGGCGGTCCGGTTGCCATGTCCTGCTATTTTCTGGGGGCTAAATTTGCCGGAGCGGCTTATGTAATGCCCATCACAGCACTTTATCCGGCTGTAGCTTCCGTCTTCGCTTCAATTTTTCTTAAAGAACGTATCTGCAAAAGAGCTTGGATCGGTCTGGTCATGTGTATTGTCGGTGGTATTGTCATCGGCTACACCCCTCCCGAGGGAGCTGTCGGCTCCGAATTCTACCTCGGCATCATGCTCGCTCTCATTGCCACTTTCGGCTGGGGAGTTGAAGGGGTGCTGGCTACCTCAAGTATGGACTTCCTTGATCCTGCTGTTGCCCTCAACGTTCGCCAGCTTACTTCCACAATAGTTTTCCTGACAGTTGTTCTGCCTCTTGCCGGCGGTTGGGATTTGATTATTCCCGCACTGACCAGCAACTTGCACTGGGTTTTCCCTGTTGCTGCTTTTGCCGGAGCTCTTTCTTACCTTTGCTGGTACCGGTCCATGAATATGACCGGTGTAAGCCGTGCCATGGCTATCAACATCACCTACTCCCTGTGGGGCATCTTTTTCAGTGCGATTTTCACCGAAATAGAGATCACAGTTTCACTGCTTATCGGTGCAGCAATTATCACCATCGGTATGATCATGGTTGTCGGCAACCCCAAAGATATGGTTAACCTTCGTAACGTGGATTAAGGAGACAAGTTATGAATGTGCAGGTCCATAAGCCTCTCAAGCTTTATATTGCAGAAATTTTCGGTAACGGTGAACCTCTCGATGTTAAAGGAATTCATGAACTTGTCAGCGCCTATTATCCCGGCGAGAAATATTGTTCTGTCTCCACCATTTCAGAACACCTTAAGTCTCTTAAGGCTGTTGGAATTCTGCATGAGGAAGGTTCTTATGTAGATGAAAAGGGTGAACTTGTGTCCGTTTACCGCATCTCTGAATATGGCTTGGATAAGCTTCACAAGGCTCAATAGTTATTTGCGGCTGGCCCATGGATTGGGTCAGCCGTTTTTTTAAGAATGTATTACATACATAATGGTATGCTTTTTTTGCTTGCACTAAATTAAATTGAGACATAAGTGTCGCGACATAAGTGTCGTACGCGTTTGAAGGAGGGGTGAGCATGAATAAACCTACATATGATGATCTGTTTGAAAAATGCGGTAATTTCGAAGAGCAGATCAAAGCTTTTAAGGAAACTGAGAAGGAGCTTAAAGAAAGCAAACTTCAGTTGACCCGGCTTTTTAATAATCTTCCGGGTATGGTTTACCGCTGTTCTCTTGACGAGAATAATCACCCGACACTCGATTTCGTCAGTAAGGGGTGCAGTGATCTTTTTGGTGTTGTTCCTGAGTTTTTCACAGACCAGCACACCAACGTCATGGAAACTCTGGCTCATCCGGATGATCTGTCTTCCATGCGTACGGAGCAGAATGCAGCAATCCTGAATCGTCGTCCCTACAAGCTTCTTTATCGTGTCTGCCTCGATTCCGACCGTCGTAAATGGATCTGGGATCAGGGTGAATGCGTCTATGATGAAGGCGGCAAGCCGACCTACCTTGAAGGGATCATGATTGACATCAGTGCCCAGAAGCTGCGTGAATACGAACTCCTGCAGGAAAACCAGAATTTACGCGGAACCTTGGAAGATAGGTTCAGGTTCGGTTCCATTATCGGCAAGAGCAATGGAATGCGTGAAGTCTTCAAGTTGATCATGAAGGCCGCCAAGCGCGACTCAAATGTAATTATCTTCGGTGAGACCGGAACCGGTAAGGATCTGGTAGCCCAGACTATCCACGAACAGAGCGGGTCTGAGGGGGCCTATGTTCCTGTTAACTGTGGGGCTATTCCTTCCAACCTTATGGAAAGTGAATTTTTCGGTCATACGAAAGGGGCTTTTTCCGGCGCTACATCAGACCGTCAGGGCTATCTTGCCGCTGCCGACGGCGGTACCCTGTTTCTAGATGAAGTAGGGGAGATTGATCTGGCCCTGCAGGTAAAATTACTGCGTGCACTTGAGAGCCGGCTTTATACCCCGGTAGGAGCAACTGAGCCTCGTTCATCAAATTTCCGGCTTATTGCCGCCACAAACCGTGATCTGAGCGAGCTGGTCCGGCAGGGGCTGATGCGTTCTGATTTTTTCTTTCGCCTGCACGTTTTGCCGATCCATGTCCCGCCTTTGAGGGAAAGGATCGAAGACCTGCCTTTGCTCATCAATGAATTTATGGCCCGTTATCTTGGTCGCACTGATTCCTTGCCCCGGATTCCCGGAAAGATCAGGGCAGCTATGGACCATCACCATTGGCCCGGAAATGTCCGTGAATTACAGAATGTGCTCGAACGTTACCTTACTTTCGGGGAAATGGTTTTCAGTGATCTGGGAATTCACACTCCGGAGGCCGGTCCTGATGTGGGAGAAGCTGTGAAGTTGTTCGAATCAGGATCAACTTTTACTGAAGCAGTTGAATCTTTTGAAAGGCATGTCCTGCTTAAAGCCTTGGAGCGTAATCATTGGAAAAAAGGGACTACAGCTGAAGAGCTGGGCTTAAACATGCGCACAATGCAGCGTAAATTAAAAAAATACGGGCTTTAGATCTTTAGTTGATATGTCATTTATGTCACGTTGCGACATTCATGTCGTTTTAGGTGAAAATGATTTGAATTAGGGTGTTTTATAGTATTTTATATGTGAAGGGCGACACTTGTGTCGTCCTTTTTCTGTTTTAGATTATGTAGTGTTTTAAAAAAACATATAAATCAATGCGTTATGTGTGTGGCACAACATATGCTTTATGGCAGAATGATTGTGCTACCGGTTTTTTTCGAAACAAGACATAAGCCTTGATCGAGTTAAGCTCTTGGAAAGCAGTTGGGCAAATTAAAGGTGAAAAGCCGTAGGACCCGCGGTTTTTTAAGCTTCGGGATATGCAGAATATTTATCTCTTTGGCTGCAGCATCCTCCTAACCGGAGTTCTCCACGCAATGAATCCGGTTTCCGCCAGAATCGTCACCTGCCCCACTTTCCAAGAGCTTGTCCGGTAACGAGATATTTGAACCGACATCCTTGAAGTACGGAAATTTTCCATCGGCATATTTCCCACAAAGAGGTTTAGGCCTGCCCGCTGCATAGCTGGCGGGCCATTATAATATTTTAGGAGCTGGACAATGAAGTGGAGTGAATTCAAGAAGACTCAGAAGGCCGGATATATTTTTATTATTCTTGGTATTCTTAACTGGAGTGGAAACTTTGTTGCTGCACGGGGACTTGCCGGAACCATAGATCCGGCAACTCTCAATCTGCTGCGCTGGATATTGGCCACGCTGATTTTTCTCCCTTTCGGAATCAAGGCATTCATTAAAGAGTGTCATCTTGTTGCCCGCTACTGGAAAGAGCTTTCCGTCATCGCTCTTTGCGGCATATCCCTTTACGATACTCTTGTTTTTATTGCCGGAGAGACTTCAGAAGCGTTGAACATGTCCCTTATTTCAACCATGTCTCCGCTGCTTACCGCTTTGGTCGCCCAGTTTTTTATGAAGGAAAAGCTCAAGCCGAGCATGTACGCCGGGATTGCCGTCAGCACCTTCGGAGTTGCCCTGTTGGTTACTGACGGCAGTCTTGATGCTTTGCTGAACATGCGCCTTGCCAAAGGTGATCTGCTTATCCTCTGTACAGCCATGATGTCCGCCATTTACAATACTGTTGTAAATAAAGTCGCCGGAAAGATCAGCCAGACAACCCTGCTCATGTCCTGCTGCCTGTTCGGATCCATGTACATTATCCCTTTGTATTTATGGGAAACCGGTGGTCGGATAGCGATGCCAGAGTTCACTTATAATCTCGTGGTTTCTCTTATTTATCTTTCTGTGTTCGCTTCAATTCTCTGCTACCTGTTCTGGAATATGGCAGTTGAAGCCATAGGAGCTTCCAAGGCAGCCCTGTTTTATTATACACTGCCTCCGGCTAGTGCGGTGGTGGCCTGGTTTGTTATTCATGAGCCGGTGAATATGAATCAGGTTTTCAGCGGTATGATAATTCTTGCCGGAATTATCTTTGCTTTATATGGTGGCTCTTTTAATTTTATGAGGCGTAAGGCACATAATTATGGATAATAAATTCAGAAAGATCAGCGATTCCATTGCTTGGAATATTTTCCTGATGGCTGTGGGGTCGTTTGTATTCATCATAGGATATAACGGCATTGCCGCACATCACGATTTTGTGCCCGGAGCTCTTTACGGGTTTGCCGTTGTAATGCAGAAGATATCACCGGAACTTTCTTTGTCCCGGTGGTATTTGCTTTTGAACGTTCCCTTATTTATTCTGGCTTGGAAAGGGGTCAGCCGCAGGTTCTTTTTTCTTAACCTGCTGACCATGTCTCTGGTTACATTGATGACTTCATATGTTCATCTTGACCTTGGCATTCAAAATGAGATGTATGCGGCCATCGCTTCCGGTGCCATTATGGGAGCCGGGTGCGGGATAATTTTACGGACCTACGGCGGCGGGGGCGGACTTGATGTTGTGGCGGTTATCCTCAACCAGCGTTATGGGATCAGGTTTGGTGTTTTTTATTTTGTAATCAACGCCTTTGTCATGAGTTTCGCGCTGAGCAGATTCACTCCGGACAAGATCATTGCTTCGCTGGTCATGCTCTTTATCAGTTCCGTATTGACTGAGTATGTGCTTTCGATTTTTAACCAGCGCAAGGCTGTGCGTATTATTTCTCGTAAGTCAGAGGAAATTGTTAACGAGATTACCCAGAATAGGAAAATGCACGCGACCATTATTCAGGGCAAGGGCGGCTATTCCGGTGAACGTATCGATATGGTTTATTCCATTACCGATAACCTGCGTTTACGTTCCCTAGAACAGGTTGTTTTCGATATAGATCCCGAAGCCATTTTTGTGGTTGAGAATACCTTCAGCGTGATCGGACAGAATATAAACAGGCGCAAGGCTTATTAATATTTCCATCTCCACATCCACATCCACATGAAGGGGGCTCGGCGTTTTGCTGCAGCCTCCTTTTTCTTTTGGGAGGACCAAGTCGCCTCCTTGCTGTTGAGCGTTGAGCAATAGAATAATTACGGTTTTGTATTGTACGTGTATCTCTGCTTAAAAGTATTATGAATATAGTTTATACGTAAAATAAAGCGTGAATAGTTTGCTTCTTAAAATCTTAAATGATGCTCTTGCGAGGCGAATATGATTCGAAAGACAAACTTTTTATATGTGGTCTTAATGGTAGCGGAGCTGTTCTTCCAGACACCTAATACCTATGCCGTAGATGTACCCGGATCGATTGCGGACATGATGCCTGTTAAAAATACCCCGGCTGTTGTTCAGACTCTTCCGGAAAATCTGTCACCGGAAGAGGTTGATTCTATCCTTCTCGGAATGCCGAATGAGCAGGTCCACCAGATGCTCATTGCGGAGATGCAAAAAGAAGCCGCCAAGTCGAAATCTGTAGCTGTACAGCCTGTCGGGTTCCAGAAATTCAAGAACGGGATGGCCCATGCTTGTGAGCGTATTTTTGCTTTTCTTTCAGTGGCGGCTGTTGCGCAGGATGAAGTTCCCAATGTCTTTCGTTCTATTCTGGGCAGCAACCGGAATATGAATCCGGGGGAACATGGATTGGTTCTGCTCCTGCTGACTTTTGCCTGGGTCGGGGGCATGTTCGGTTATAGGGAAATGACTGCCGGGTTGCGGGCTAAGATTTCGC contains:
- a CDS encoding YitT family protein, with translation MDNKFRKISDSIAWNIFLMAVGSFVFIIGYNGIAAHHDFVPGALYGFAVVMQKISPELSLSRWYLLLNVPLFILAWKGVSRRFFFLNLLTMSLVTLMTSYVHLDLGIQNEMYAAIASGAIMGAGCGIILRTYGGGGGLDVVAVILNQRYGIRFGVFYFVINAFVMSFALSRFTPDKIIASLVMLFISSVLTEYVLSIFNQRKAVRIISRKSEEIVNEITQNRKMHATIIQGKGGYSGERIDMVYSITDNLRLRSLEQVVFDIDPEAIFVVENTFSVIGQNINRRKAY
- a CDS encoding DMT family transporter yields the protein MKWSEFKKTQKAGYIFIILGILNWSGNFVAARGLAGTIDPATLNLLRWILATLIFLPFGIKAFIKECHLVARYWKELSVIALCGISLYDTLVFIAGETSEALNMSLISTMSPLLTALVAQFFMKEKLKPSMYAGIAVSTFGVALLVTDGSLDALLNMRLAKGDLLILCTAMMSAIYNTVVNKVAGKISQTTLLMSCCLFGSMYIIPLYLWETGGRIAMPEFTYNLVVSLIYLSVFASILCYLFWNMAVEAIGASKAALFYYTLPPASAVVAWFVIHEPVNMNQVFSGMIILAGIIFALYGGSFNFMRRKAHNYG
- a CDS encoding DMT family transporter, which codes for MSTASATTLEGLKLKQDVGFAKKGLFWALLSGITWGFDGVVLALAFGIAAFADESHWLLAPLTVAGLHDSFSAFWLLIYNVITGRMKELGRTLRSKPARLVMLGAVFGGPVAMSCYFLGAKFAGAAYVMPITALYPAVASVFASIFLKERICKRAWIGLVMCIVGGIVIGYTPPEGAVGSEFYLGIMLALIATFGWGVEGVLATSSMDFLDPAVALNVRQLTSTIVFLTVVLPLAGGWDLIIPALTSNLHWVFPVAAFAGALSYLCWYRSMNMTGVSRAMAINITYSLWGIFFSAIFTEIEITVSLLIGAAIITIGMIMVVGNPKDMVNLRNVD
- a CDS encoding OsmC family protein, which translates into the protein MSRVEFERLDENRDFFKVGAKAVPEIIMDFSSITPEERNQESMGSRMLCVAALACYTNTFVNALERNGAEVKSMTGSAEAGKDKDEVMRTRYTELEINIEVGLDEKDREIFETVKDNMLNGSLLTYSLEEGMEVDYNLSMKAV
- a CDS encoding sigma 54-interacting transcriptional regulator, with product MNKPTYDDLFEKCGNFEEQIKAFKETEKELKESKLQLTRLFNNLPGMVYRCSLDENNHPTLDFVSKGCSDLFGVVPEFFTDQHTNVMETLAHPDDLSSMRTEQNAAILNRRPYKLLYRVCLDSDRRKWIWDQGECVYDEGGKPTYLEGIMIDISAQKLREYELLQENQNLRGTLEDRFRFGSIIGKSNGMREVFKLIMKAAKRDSNVIIFGETGTGKDLVAQTIHEQSGSEGAYVPVNCGAIPSNLMESEFFGHTKGAFSGATSDRQGYLAAADGGTLFLDEVGEIDLALQVKLLRALESRLYTPVGATEPRSSNFRLIAATNRDLSELVRQGLMRSDFFFRLHVLPIHVPPLRERIEDLPLLINEFMARYLGRTDSLPRIPGKIRAAMDHHHWPGNVRELQNVLERYLTFGEMVFSDLGIHTPEAGPDVGEAVKLFESGSTFTEAVESFERHVLLKALERNHWKKGTTAEELGLNMRTMQRKLKKYGL